In the genome of Candoia aspera isolate rCanAsp1 chromosome 4, rCanAsp1.hap2, whole genome shotgun sequence, the window GAAGACAAAAATCCCTTGGTCATTTTCTCTCAGCAGACaagaaatataaatgcattttcaaaAGTACTAATGATTTATGTTAAAGTATGGCaagttaattttgatttttttaaaaaaaaaaaactacagttgTGTGATATTTAACAGTGGTGCTCATCATGCTAATCAGAGAGCAGCAGGAgtcttttaaagatgaaaaatcatTTCCTAAAAATATTCCATCAGAGATTATATTATGACATCTTTGTAAAACCCAAAAAGATAATCTCCTTTAATTACAATATGTAGCAGTACACTGTATGAAACATCAACCTTTtcaaaaaatgaattaattcacACATGCCTATTTTCTGTCTAACTTTGCCTTTATAGGTTCAGTTAAAAATTCCACTACCTAGTTCTACTGATAAAGAAAATGCACTGCAGAATTCTCATCCAATAGTTTAATTCTGTTGGTGTTACCCCAGTCATCAGTTTATGGGTTAAAGTGGGATCTACCATGCATAATTCTACAACTAATCTTCAGGGAATAAGTGGTTGTTTGAATGCTGGAACTTGCAGTTGTATAGTTAAAGGatagtatttattgtatttattgttttataaatttcTTGGGTGATCTCAAATAATAAAGGATTAGCAGATATGGTAGCTCCCAAACTGAGTTCTCTCATGTCAATCACAACATTATATAATAGGATGCAATTATATTGGTTTATTCTTTGTCCTTGCTAATACTTCCTTATTATTCAGCTCAGGTCTCAACAGAATAATATAACACTTTGGAGAAAAGATGCAGATGAGCAGGGCAGCCCCAGAGGctaaaatggagaagatctccacagctacCATGTATTTGCCTTTGGCACTCAAATAAGTTGGGATAAAAGTCAACCAGACACTGCAAAACATGagcatgctgaaagtgatgaacttggcttcattgaaagtatCTGGCAATTTTCTAGCTAGGAAAGCCACTATGAAGCTGATGATTGAGAGAAGTCCCATGTAGCCCAAGACCAAGTAAAACATGAAGGCAGATCCTTCATGGCATTCTGCTATTATCTCCATCATCAGGGATTTCTTGTCCAACCTGGGGTATGGAGGAGCAATGGCAAGCCATGTGGAACAAATGCTAACTTGAATGAGAGAGCAGGAAAAGACAATAGAGTTGGCCAGCCTTTTCCCCATCCACCTCCTCATATTGGAtcctggtttggtggccatgaaagcaagaaccacaatgatggttttggccaacacaCAAGAAACTGCCACAgtgaagatgatgccaaaagcaacATGCCGGATGAAGCAGGTGATCTTGGTGGGCCATCCAAGGAATAGGAAAGAAcagaggaagcagagcaggagggaggaaagaagggcaTAGGTGAGTTCTCGGTTATTGGCTTTGACTATGGTGGTATCTCTGTGCATAATAAAAGTAGCAAACACCAAGGCTGTGACCagtgaaaaacaaacaacaattgAGACTAAACTCATTCCTAATGGTTCTTCATAGGAAAGAAAGGTTATTATTTTGGGGAAGCAGCTGTCATTGCTCTTGCTTCGATACTGATCATCTAGGCACTGGATACATTCATCCATGtctgaaatggaaatggaaaaaaaaagttaagaaaataAGGATGTCTATTAGAACTTGACTGTAGTAGAAGCCATATCTGGACAGCTCTCTTCAATGTCATGTAGGAGCCATCAAAGTTGCATGTGTTCATTTTCAAAGTCAAGCCACCACCTGTGATAGAATATCAGACTGACTTTCAGAAGGGGGAAGAGTAATTGGAGCCATTCCTGAATAGAGAATTAAATTCCAGGAAAGAGGAAAGTatgagaaattcaaaataactgtCCTTTGATTTAGTTATGTGTAAGGAGTCCTAGAGAGAAACTCTGATATACATTCAAGACTCTGCTATAATGTTTAATGGCAACAATAATTTAACTCAAGAAGTCCTAGCACTTTCTGTTTCTTAATCATGCCTACCTCTAAACTCTGACAACACCTCAAATGAGGTTCCCTCCTTGATCCCACTCTCAGTCATGttcgagatgggcagtggaaaaatgtgctgaATAAATAAACTCTGGATTAAGGCAATCCTGAGATGTGGAATGATACCACTTGACAGAACCCTAAGGATAGATGAAGCATTAAGGGTTCCATGTCACCTACCTGTCTTGTTGGAGATCTTTCCTTCTGGACATGGAAAACAATCATAGCAACAaaatttctccccttccttcttttgtttctGAAACCCTGGCTGGCATGAATCACTGCACACAGAAATAGGACATACCTGTCCATAAAAATCAAGAGTCCAGGTTGTAACGAAATTCAGGAAAATTAGTTTTGTGGGGGATGCACATCAACTGAAGGGCAGGAAACAAGTAACTGGTCAGCATGTATGAATTCAGGCTGTAGAATGCAttcaaagaaaagggggggggtatTTTGGGAATAGTGTCCTTTGGGCTTTTCATTATTTGTCTCAGAAGAATGTCCAAATCATGCTCTTTTCACAGGAATGTTCCATCTCATAGTGTCCAGTGTCCTACAGAATTTCCTAcagatctctttcttttttgtgggCTGGGGTCTGGTGACAAATTCTTCTATGTTTATATTTAATCAAGACTCAATCCATGTTtggggcttccggtggggaacatggccaactgaacaacCTTGTCCGCTAGCTCCGTAGACAGAACTgacgtgttttttttttgtttttgtttttgtttttgtttttgtttttgtttttgtttttgtttttgtttttgtttttgtttttgtttttgtttttgtttttgtttttgtttttgttttctttttgaggCTCAGGCTTTTACCTGAatcccagagctttttcatgagttAAGAAAAAGCTGGGAATTATCCCATTTCACCCTCCAAAACATcgccttgcagcctgagaattgcaaacagtgaAGACCCAGTAAGAGATGATGGGAGGCTGGGAAGCTATCATTTCCAACCTGtgtttgtagccttaaagagacattaGGTCGAGCCCCTCCCCTCACAtctctaaatcactcaatttatatattttttaaagttttcttacTGTAAgaaagccaagttcatcactttcTACAACAAGAAAAAGTGCTCTTTCTTGGtgcctatcattatttctggattaacttcaaacttttttttttttttttactctttggcTTACTTCCcgtctaaatattaaggaggactgagaacaATTATTCATCTCCTCAttactatttatgtatttaatttgaagCATTCAACTTTTTCCTGCACGTTGAACTTGATGTTTtgagttttcatttttctgttcactttctgtaGCTGCTGGTTAGcacattttttcctttgtcaGTTTCACTTAATAACTTTGCAAGCCTCTCGTCAACTCAAGAGCTCCTATCTGCAAGTATCTAGAGGGCACCAttatctactgcctgaaacatggacgaCTTAAGGAAATCTCAAAGTTTTGTTCTGGGCTTTGTTGCAATTTCAAAGAGATTTTTcatgccaagttattatgcaagatatttgggatattGTAGAAAAGATCAGTTCTAAAATGTATCAACTGGCTGAAGATGTTCTGTGGGGGGAGGAAGAAGTTTATCAAGAGTGGGATTTTCTTCCTGACAGTAATGGACTCTTTGAAGAAATGCTGGGTGACTAACATATTTTATTGAAGAAGGAGTTAAAGTTTGACTTACAAGATGCTGTCCAGGCTGTTTTTCCTAAATATTGTTTTGGGAATGAAGCTATGTTATGCGGAGGTTTTCTACTGaggagcttgattttttttttttttctttttaaggggggcagtagggctatttatttatttatttttaatgaaaaatgccttatgtgtaatatggagacaagCAAACGTTCTGGGATCTTTCAATGtgaaataagaaattaagaatatgtattaggattgatattaaggcttgtatgattccattttttcttAATGATTTAAAGTTTGTTTGATCTTTTAAGATTTACAAGATAGAAGAGTAAGTGTTTGGTTTTAGagttaatagggttaagattgttatagtactattaagtataaaagtagacaatttaaatgtttttattatttgatttttattatactggccagaaatatatagaacagtgctgggaaggaaatatttaaataaatgggtTCCTTTGGATTGGGAGAGttgatttagaggtttatatatttgtctatttttctttatataaaaagggaaggagcaatggtctttagttatttttaataatgtgactatggaatgatttatagcaaTAATATGATCTTGGTTAGATTTAGAGGAAAGGATTAATTATGGGaaatgctgtatattcttgttgaaagtcagaagtcatcttgtaatttcttattttttttttcatttcctgttttctcacttttttcttttcctttttgtagtttgttttcacttttttgtagtttttatatttgctttaaacataatgaaattcttataaaaaagactCAATCCATGTTTACTGtgatttttaaggttttttttcccaaatatgcTAAGAATtgtattattttcctatttaaacagatatattctttttaattattattactattggtCACAGTTGTATTACTAAAGCAGTAAGAGACTGAAGTAATACTAGCATTAAAACACTTCTGGGCATGGACACTTTTTGCAGCAATGGAAAGTTGTAAGCCCAGAGGGCTTATCTGAGTGGAGGGAAATCTGTCAAGGAAATCTAAGAATCCATACCTGATTAAAGGTTCTGGGCCACTCAACAATACCATCATCTATGAAGAATTGTTCTCCTTCAAAAGCTGTCGGTTTCACCTGCCCAATTCTGACTTTACGGTAGGAGTTGTTTGGGAATAAAACCATCTGCATGATATCCAAGCCAGCATCCATTTCCCTTCTGTCATTAAAATGCATGCTCTCTCCCACTGAGTTGTTGAATGAAATGTCACGAAGAAATGCGTGTAGCTGGCAGGAAGGGAAAAACAATAGAGGGATATTGTAACTAACAGTACAAGGTCAATCCATGAGGCGTCTGAAGTGCAATTGTTATGTAGGAGATGCTGCAGGAGAAGAGCCCTGCTAGTCTCCCATAGAAAAAATCTGAAGGAGTCTGGTAGTGCGAAAAGctaggaagatgaccttgacagaaatatgcaggatgTATTACCTAGGAGAAAAAGCTAAAGATCcacctctcttccttctctccctatTTCTCACCCTACCCATGAATATCTTCTCTTGCCCCTCTACTCCTGCTCTGGGTGGTAGAGAGGTGGACACATGTGAAGAATTCATAGATGCCCCAAAGCCAACTCAGTGTTGGGTAGACTACACACCTACCAGTGGACTGATATACACGTTCCACAATAAAaccatggtgggggggggggagttatgcAGAGAGTAAGGAGGATGACCTTAATGGAAATATGCAGAAGCTGCTGCTTAAGCAGAAGGAGCCAAAGCATTTTGTTTTAAGTTGAAAAAAGAGATAATATTTGGAAAGTCATTCAGACAGGAGCCTCCCTGATCACTGACTctaaagaggaggaagaggtccagcacaatcaggcttCCAAGATTATTTTATTACAGCCACTTTCAATAAAAGCCCTTTAGTGGAGCtaagtcatcatcatcatgggaCAATGGCAGggctggctttaggctaaggccaagtaggcaCTGGCCTGGTTTGCTGAAGCTTAGGGGGTACAAACACTGACCCTCCTTTTGAATCATTCTAAAAAGGTAATTATTTTCATGCAGTGAGTGGCACCATTGGTTAACGTGGCCAAAGGTTCTCAGGAACCCTTGAATCGGCGTTGAGAGTGGGACTAACTCTGATAGCTGTTTAGGAATAAGTGTAGAGGATGTTGCTTTCTGTGGGTAATTTACAGCCTATAAGCCTGATAAAATGCTGTATTTGTTGGTCTTTAAGGAGCAAGAACATTTGGTTATTTGGTAGATTGAAATCAATGCTGTATCAAAGTCTCATGCACAATACAATGAATTATTGTTCATTGTCTGCAGAATGATGAGTTTAAGGGAGGATAAGTGGgaaattatcctttaaaaaatgaTCATAAAGAAACCCAGCAGTATACGGTAATGATTACGGCATGGGACTGACACTGGCAAAACCAGGTTCTAGTTTACACTCATCTGCAGAATTTCTTTGGATGTaaaaagttgcaggaagtctggaAGAGATTCCCATCTCGCCTCTCACATCAGTTAAGAGCACAGCCTCCCAAATCCCATGCCAAGCTCTTCAGTAGCAGGGGAGGCACAGGGCTCTAAAAGTGAAAGCTATCCAGTTGATGAGCTTTCTGAAACTTCAtcctattattttaaagaaatgttgttAGGAGATACTTGTTTTCTGCTGAAGTAGACTGCTACGACCTGAACAGGGGATGAAGTCTCTCCCAGCTCAAAGTATCTCTCAGGGGTTTTCATTGAGAATAGGAGCAAGCTCTGCCAAGGTTGCTAACTTATGCTCCTGTCCAAAAAGCTATCTAGAAATTTTACCAACAATCAGAATCTTTTTCAAAAACCAGATCAACACAGATTGCAGTGATAAATGTATGATGTGGTGAAACAATACTATTTGTATTAAGAAATATTTGTGGACGAAAAATGGCTGAAACATTGgactggagagacccaggttcatgtCCACCCTAAGCCACAGAAgcttatataatataatatcttATATTATTAAATCATTCATCCTGTTTCTCTCGATTGGTTTTCCATTCCTAACCCTGTGAGGTCTGTTTTTATGATTTCAGTTTTTTGCTCTTAAGCATTCTTAAGCATTCATTAAAATATTGCTGCTGGAAAATTTACTTAACAgctgagctgccagtcccaattttggttgctaaatgaggactacttctCTTAGTAGGTAACCAAATCATTTTTCTCTACAGCTAAACATTTGGGTTTCCATGAAAGCTATTATGGGCATAAGTACCTGAGGATGCAGGTATTAATTCTAATCAAAAACACATATTCGGATTGCTGCTGGAAAATAATTATTAGTCAATGACATTTGACAATGATTATTAGTTGGTGATTAATCATTTTTCTCTACAGCCAAGCATTTGGGTTCCCATGAAAGCTATTATGGACATAAGTACCTGAGGATGCAGGTATTAATTCTAATCAAAAACACATATTTGGTTCATGATTGGAAAAAAGGGCTTTGATATTTCATTTTATAACAGGAGGATCATGCAAAGCAT includes:
- the LOC134497180 gene encoding vomeronasal type-2 receptor 26-like, which codes for MASQVIYVFNEVAFKHYPPQVMGFDLPVMLTKFYQNVLALAFAVNTINKSPTILPNVTLGFHIYDTYYDDRMTYYNLLNLLFKVHSFVPNYECGAPKNLIAVIGGLGSDTSFHMADLLGLYKIPQEFQMYLQKKNPYQPEGDGFVQLFWEQVFECSFLNSEEPLEQDELCTGKESLEKPPRSVFEVCPISVCSDSCQPGFQKQKKEGEKFCCYDCFPCPEGKISNKTDMDECIQCLDDQYRSKSNDSCFPKIITFLSYEEPLGMSLVSIVVCFSLVTALVFATFIMHRDTTIVKANNRELTYALLSSLLLCFLCSFLFLGWPTKITCFIRHVAFGIIFTVAVSCVLAKTIIVVLAFMATKPGSNMRRWMGKRLANSIVFSCSLIQVSICSTWLAIAPPYPRLDKKSLMMEIIAECHEGSAFMFYLVLGYMGLLSIISFIVAFLARKLPDTFNEAKFITFSMLMFCSVWLTFIPTYLSAKGKYMVAVEIFSILASGAALLICIFSPKCYIILLRPELNNKEVLARTKNKPI